The Sphingobium aromaticiconvertens genome has a segment encoding these proteins:
- the tmk gene encoding dTMP kinase produces MTGRFISLEGGEGAGKSTQLRALGLVLRARGLEVVETREPGGSEGAEAIRTLLLTGDADRWSARAEALLFAAARTDHLEKKILPAIQRGAWVLSDRFLDSSRAYQSGASGLADADILALHRIGSEGKLPDRTLVLTLPEADAEARAHARDGDVSDRIGGRERAFHRAVAQSFVDYAAAEPDRIRLIDARGEPEVVTARLLDTLADLLP; encoded by the coding sequence ATGACGGGACGTTTCATCTCGCTTGAGGGCGGGGAGGGTGCGGGTAAGTCCACCCAGTTGCGCGCCCTTGGCCTTGTTTTGCGCGCACGCGGTCTTGAGGTCGTGGAGACGCGGGAACCGGGCGGCAGCGAAGGGGCGGAGGCAATCCGTACCCTGTTGCTGACCGGGGATGCGGATCGTTGGAGTGCGCGCGCCGAAGCGCTGCTGTTCGCGGCCGCGCGCACCGACCATCTGGAAAAGAAAATCCTGCCTGCCATCCAACGCGGCGCATGGGTGTTGTCAGACCGTTTCCTCGACAGCAGCCGCGCTTATCAAAGCGGCGCGAGTGGTCTTGCCGATGCCGACATTCTTGCGCTACACCGCATCGGTAGCGAGGGTAAACTCCCCGACCGGACCCTCGTCCTCACCTTGCCAGAGGCGGATGCAGAGGCACGTGCCCACGCCCGTGATGGCGACGTCAGCGACCGCATCGGCGGCAGGGAGCGCGCCTTTCATCGCGCCGTTGCGCAATCTTTCGTCGATTATGCCGCAGCCGAACCGGATCGCATCCGCCTGATCGATGCCCGTGGCGAACCGGAAGTCGTGACGGCTCGCCTGCTCGACACACTCGCGGACCTGCTGCCATGA